The following are encoded together in the Planctobacterium marinum genome:
- a CDS encoding acylphosphatase, with protein sequence MAAIIKKAIVKGRVQGVFYRASTREKALSLELCGYAKNLSDGSVEVLAQGEGDKVEELMQWLWTGSPASDVSAVTLLETVEEPGFTSFTTA encoded by the coding sequence GTGGCTGCGATAATTAAAAAGGCGATAGTAAAAGGTCGAGTCCAAGGCGTTTTTTATCGTGCCAGTACCCGTGAAAAGGCCTTATCGTTGGAACTATGCGGTTACGCTAAGAACCTCTCTGATGGCTCTGTGGAAGTGTTAGCTCAGGGTGAAGGTGACAAAGTAGAAGAACTAATGCAATGGCTTTGGACTGGTTCACCGGCATCTGACGTTAGTGCAGTGACATTGCTGGAAACGGTCGAAGAGCCCGGCTTTACCTCTTTTACAACCGCTTAG
- a CDS encoding glutaredoxin, whose product MRNLNHLSLYYSSTCPYCRMVLKQLERLGLEIELRNIHQKQAYKKELINGGGRKTVPCLRIQLDMLNTAPEWMYESLDIIEYLKKHYDAGQN is encoded by the coding sequence GTGCGTAACCTCAATCACCTCAGCCTGTATTATTCCAGTACTTGTCCCTATTGCCGAATGGTGCTCAAACAACTTGAGCGCTTGGGACTAGAAATTGAGTTGCGCAATATTCATCAAAAACAAGCCTACAAAAAAGAACTCATAAACGGCGGTGGCAGGAAAACCGTTCCCTGTTTGCGCATACAATTAGACATGCTCAACACAGCTCCTGAATGGATGTATGAATCACTAGACATCATTGAGTACCTGAAAAAGCACTACGATGCCGGGCAAAATTAA
- the hrpA gene encoding ATP-dependent RNA helicase HrpA produces MPKVQSLQYLQSQISQCRISEQHGLRKKAERSAGRGAGEADVPDNLLNAIIKSQNHVAQRRENLPQLNYPDLPVSQQKQEILEALASHQVVIVAGETGSGKTTQLPKICLEAGLGCKGLIGHTQPRRLAARSVASRIAEELESGIGEAVGFKIRFTDQTSEHSYIKLMTDGILLAEIQEDRYLNQYEVLIIDEAHERSLNIDFILGYLKALLPKRPDLKVIITSATIDPERFSKHFNDAPMILVEGRTYPVEIRYRPLMGEDNQTKDQLEGILEAVNELHREAPGDILVFLSGEREIRDTAEYLGNAKLRHTEIVPLYARLSASEQNRIFQSHSGRRIVLATNVAETSLTVPGIRYVIDTGTARISRYSSRSKVQRLPIEPVSQASANQRAGRCGRVAEGICIRLYDEDDYLRRPEFTDPEILRTNLASVILQLTALRLGDIEGFPFVQPPQSRDITAGVKMLEELQAVSRGKRNILRLTPIGRAMARLPVDPRYSRMLVEADKLDALNEVMIIVAGLSIQDPRERPAEFKQKADELHSQWHDKESEFIAYLNLWRGFKEQQKLLSGNQLRKWCKEQMLNYLRLREWQDIVSQLKQAFSSLGWGIRNSNADYDGIHRALVPGLLSNAGFMEQNKEYLGTRNNKFMVFPGSALYKKPPKWLIAAELVETSKLFARTIAKVEPKWLEEAGKHLCKYRYAEPFWSKKAGAVKAKESASMLGLPVVNQRTVLYSKIDPVVCRQLFIAEALVNGETKLNQAFLKANLEKIAEVESMEEKIRRRDLLVDEQLLVDFYDEKLPYDVCTEVDFKKWWQKRNKEEQKRWFISKDFLLKNDASQASEVHFPEQWRSGNLVLPLLYSFDPGAADDGVSLKIPLPLLNQVSDENCDWLVPGLREELATTMIKWLPKQWRRNFVPAPDYAKAAVNALENDGESFVKAFTKKLVKMSGVVLPDDIWQELILPEHLRFNFKLYDENDQFLGESRDLHALKNKFKKHLKQTLQAVATPELEKQNLDSWDFEDLPQQWTNNDAAWTVKAYPALVKDGNKVHLKLFDDANKAELSHVIGLRQLLIKQLPSPIKYLQDRLPNKSKLGLYFNPFGQIRALIGDCIDAVVDAEISQSNLNIRSAAGFETLCKQLAGELNDKVLAVAIQVEKGLTTAHGISKKLKGKTPLNMINAYADVKSHLNALVYPGFVADIGIHRLKDWNRYVEGLAKRLEKIPVDPIRDRAQQLQIEKVQDRFASVLQKYPHESTIPAELLEVRWQIEELRISLFAQQLGTSIPISSKRIENYLDKF; encoded by the coding sequence TTGCCCAAAGTTCAGTCTCTTCAATACTTACAAAGCCAGATATCTCAATGCCGAATCAGTGAACAGCACGGCTTACGCAAAAAAGCCGAGCGTAGTGCTGGTCGGGGAGCTGGTGAAGCTGATGTCCCTGACAATCTGTTAAACGCTATCATAAAAAGCCAAAACCACGTGGCACAGCGACGTGAAAATCTACCCCAGCTAAATTATCCGGATTTACCCGTCTCCCAGCAAAAGCAAGAAATTCTGGAGGCGCTTGCTAGTCACCAGGTCGTTATTGTTGCAGGTGAGACCGGGTCTGGCAAAACCACTCAGTTGCCTAAAATCTGTCTTGAAGCTGGTTTGGGCTGCAAAGGACTAATTGGTCATACTCAACCCCGTCGCCTGGCAGCGCGCAGTGTCGCCAGCCGTATTGCAGAAGAGTTAGAGTCCGGCATTGGTGAAGCGGTGGGCTTTAAAATTCGTTTTACCGATCAGACTTCCGAGCACTCCTATATCAAATTGATGACGGACGGTATTTTATTGGCGGAAATACAAGAAGATCGATATCTCAACCAATACGAAGTACTTATCATTGATGAAGCTCATGAGCGCAGCCTGAATATCGATTTTATCTTGGGGTATTTGAAAGCCTTGCTACCCAAACGTCCCGACTTAAAGGTCATCATTACGTCAGCAACCATTGATCCGGAGCGATTCTCAAAGCATTTCAATGATGCACCAATGATTCTGGTAGAAGGGCGAACTTATCCAGTTGAAATCCGCTATCGCCCTTTGATGGGAGAAGACAACCAAACTAAAGATCAACTTGAGGGGATTCTGGAGGCTGTCAACGAATTACATCGCGAAGCCCCTGGCGATATTTTGGTGTTTCTCAGTGGGGAACGAGAAATCAGAGATACCGCTGAATATCTCGGTAACGCGAAATTACGCCACACTGAGATTGTGCCACTGTATGCTCGTTTATCTGCCTCTGAACAAAATCGCATTTTCCAATCTCATTCTGGCAGAAGAATTGTATTAGCCACTAACGTTGCTGAAACCAGTCTGACAGTGCCGGGAATACGCTACGTTATTGATACCGGAACCGCGCGTATTTCCCGTTATAGTTCTCGCAGTAAGGTACAGCGATTGCCTATCGAACCTGTATCGCAAGCCAGTGCTAATCAGCGCGCAGGGCGATGTGGTAGAGTAGCTGAAGGTATTTGTATTCGCCTGTATGACGAGGATGATTATCTGCGCAGACCGGAGTTTACCGATCCGGAAATACTGCGTACCAATCTTGCCTCAGTTATTCTGCAGTTAACGGCATTGCGCTTAGGTGATATTGAAGGTTTCCCCTTCGTGCAACCGCCACAGTCCAGAGACATCACCGCTGGCGTAAAAATGCTGGAAGAATTGCAAGCTGTAAGTCGAGGTAAACGCAATATCTTGCGACTAACCCCGATTGGACGGGCAATGGCTAGGCTGCCCGTGGATCCCAGATACTCCCGGATGCTGGTAGAGGCAGACAAATTAGATGCCCTCAACGAAGTGATGATTATCGTTGCAGGCCTGTCTATTCAAGACCCCAGAGAAAGACCTGCAGAATTCAAACAAAAAGCGGATGAGTTGCACAGTCAGTGGCACGATAAAGAATCGGAGTTTATTGCCTATTTAAACCTCTGGCGCGGCTTTAAAGAGCAACAAAAATTGTTGTCAGGCAATCAGTTACGCAAATGGTGCAAAGAGCAGATGCTCAATTATCTGCGTTTGCGCGAGTGGCAAGATATTGTGAGCCAATTAAAGCAGGCATTTTCCTCTCTTGGCTGGGGTATTCGCAATAGCAATGCCGATTACGATGGCATACATCGCGCGTTGGTGCCGGGCTTGCTATCTAATGCCGGTTTCATGGAGCAGAACAAAGAGTATCTGGGTACCCGAAACAATAAGTTTATGGTGTTTCCCGGCTCGGCGCTCTATAAAAAACCGCCTAAGTGGTTGATTGCCGCCGAGCTGGTAGAAACCAGCAAGCTGTTCGCGCGCACAATCGCAAAGGTGGAGCCTAAATGGCTGGAAGAAGCCGGCAAGCACCTGTGTAAATACCGCTATGCAGAACCCTTTTGGAGTAAAAAAGCGGGGGCAGTTAAGGCCAAAGAATCCGCTTCCATGTTGGGATTGCCTGTGGTTAACCAGCGTACGGTGTTGTACAGCAAAATCGACCCTGTGGTGTGTCGACAGTTGTTTATCGCTGAAGCGTTGGTTAATGGTGAAACCAAACTCAATCAAGCCTTCTTAAAAGCTAATCTAGAAAAAATAGCTGAAGTGGAGAGCATGGAAGAGAAAATTCGTCGCCGAGATTTATTGGTTGACGAGCAGTTGCTGGTGGATTTTTACGATGAAAAGCTGCCTTATGACGTTTGTACGGAAGTGGATTTTAAAAAGTGGTGGCAGAAACGAAACAAGGAAGAACAGAAACGCTGGTTTATCAGCAAAGACTTTTTACTCAAAAATGATGCTTCACAAGCCTCGGAAGTGCACTTTCCGGAACAATGGCGCAGTGGTAATCTGGTGTTGCCGTTACTGTATAGTTTCGATCCGGGGGCAGCGGATGATGGTGTGAGTTTGAAGATCCCATTACCTCTGCTTAACCAGGTTAGTGATGAAAACTGTGACTGGCTGGTACCAGGGTTAAGGGAAGAACTCGCCACCACCATGATCAAATGGCTACCTAAACAGTGGCGTCGAAATTTTGTGCCAGCACCGGATTACGCCAAAGCCGCTGTTAACGCCTTAGAGAACGATGGCGAATCTTTCGTCAAAGCCTTTACTAAGAAGTTAGTAAAAATGAGTGGGGTAGTATTGCCTGATGACATCTGGCAAGAACTGATCTTGCCCGAGCATTTGCGTTTCAATTTTAAATTGTACGACGAAAACGATCAGTTTTTGGGTGAGTCCCGTGATCTTCACGCTTTAAAAAACAAGTTTAAAAAACATTTAAAACAAACGCTGCAAGCAGTTGCCACTCCCGAACTGGAAAAACAAAATCTGGATTCCTGGGACTTTGAAGATCTGCCGCAGCAGTGGACAAACAACGATGCTGCCTGGACAGTGAAGGCCTATCCGGCTTTGGTTAAAGACGGCAATAAAGTACATTTAAAACTGTTTGACGATGCCAACAAAGCAGAGTTATCCCACGTCATCGGCTTACGCCAACTACTTATTAAACAACTACCTTCGCCTATCAAGTATTTACAGGACCGCTTACCCAATAAATCCAAGCTGGGATTGTACTTCAACCCGTTTGGTCAAATTCGGGCGTTGATTGGTGACTGCATTGATGCGGTGGTAGACGCTGAAATCAGTCAAAGTAATTTGAATATACGCAGTGCAGCAGGGTTTGAAACGCTTTGCAAACAACTGGCTGGTGAACTTAATGACAAAGTGCTGGCGGTAGCGATTCAAGTTGAAAAAGGACTGACTACTGCCCACGGTATTAGCAAGAAGTTAAAAGGTAAAACGCCTCTGAACATGATCAATGCTTATGCCGATGTAAAATCCCATTTAAATGCTTTGGTGTATCCGGGCTTTGTTGCTGATATTGGTATTCATCGCTTAAAGGACTGGAATCGTTATGTAGAGGGATTGGCAAAGCGTCTGGAAAAAATACCAGTGGATCCCATCCGGGATAGAGCACAGCAGCTTCAAATTGAAAAAGTGCAGGATAGATTTGCGTCGGTTTTACAGAAATATCCGCATGAAAGCACGATACCTGCGGAGTTGCTGGAAGTTCGTTGGCAAATAGAGGAGTTGAGGATTTCCCTGTTTGCTCAGCAGTTGGGAACAAGTATACCTATTTCGTCTAAAAGGATTGAAAACTATTTAGACAAGTTCTAG
- a CDS encoding PilZ domain-containing protein: protein MLGYDDKRAFFRMMMNSPCTLLVNDAGTMQKLSATCRDISATGMSFEVPQALVIGSEMEVNIESTSSQISSLCAIVKVVRQFEEGEGNYVVGTEVVQMM from the coding sequence ATGCTGGGATACGACGACAAACGCGCTTTCTTCCGGATGATGATGAATTCACCCTGTACATTACTGGTTAATGATGCCGGGACGATGCAAAAGTTATCTGCTACTTGCCGTGATATCAGTGCCACAGGAATGTCTTTTGAAGTTCCACAAGCACTTGTGATTGGCTCCGAAATGGAAGTCAATATTGAATCAACTAGCTCTCAAATTTCTTCACTGTGTGCCATTGTTAAAGTGGTTCGCCAGTTTGAAGAAGGTGAAGGCAACTATGTGGTTGGCACAGAAGTCGTACAAATGATGTAG
- a CDS encoding NAD(P)H-quinone oxidoreductase — protein sequence MQFVSHIESQDDCFVAECPPPLPDKNEVLVAVTAFGINRADLLQKQGKYPAPAGASDILGMEVSGVIEAVGQGVDKSCIGRPVCVMVTGGGYAQFVCVPVEHLIPVPSQFDIVTAAALPEVFLTAYQALFSIANLKPQQKVLIHAGASGVGTAAIQLARYKGAAVAVTASSQAKLKQCEALGAQLAINYQTHDFAEGLKSAKFFPDVIIDFVGEGHLQKNLQIIALDGKIVQLAMLGGRFVTQLDMAKVLAKRVTLFASTLRNRSDEYKALLVSEFIKDFGTAIESGAIKPLIDTVFEVSEINIAHQRMAKNDNIGKFVVKW from the coding sequence ATGCAGTTTGTTAGTCATATAGAAAGCCAGGATGATTGTTTTGTGGCTGAGTGTCCGCCGCCACTACCAGATAAAAATGAAGTGCTGGTGGCGGTGACAGCTTTTGGCATTAATCGCGCTGACTTACTACAAAAACAAGGCAAATATCCAGCACCTGCTGGCGCCAGTGATATCTTGGGGATGGAAGTTTCCGGTGTTATTGAAGCAGTCGGACAAGGCGTTGATAAATCGTGTATTGGCAGACCCGTTTGTGTCATGGTAACGGGAGGTGGTTATGCACAGTTTGTTTGTGTTCCTGTTGAGCATTTGATTCCTGTTCCTTCACAGTTCGACATCGTCACTGCAGCAGCTTTACCGGAAGTGTTTCTTACTGCCTATCAGGCGCTGTTTTCTATTGCCAACTTAAAGCCCCAGCAAAAGGTCTTGATTCACGCTGGTGCCAGTGGTGTCGGTACGGCAGCCATTCAATTAGCCCGATATAAAGGCGCAGCGGTTGCGGTGACGGCTTCCAGTCAAGCTAAGTTAAAGCAATGTGAGGCCTTGGGCGCGCAATTGGCGATAAACTATCAAACACATGATTTTGCTGAAGGGTTGAAGTCGGCGAAATTCTTTCCTGACGTGATCATTGATTTTGTGGGAGAAGGACATCTGCAAAAAAATCTTCAGATCATTGCCCTTGACGGCAAAATCGTGCAGCTGGCGATGCTGGGTGGACGATTTGTGACTCAACTGGATATGGCTAAAGTGCTGGCGAAAAGAGTAACGCTGTTTGCCAGTACGTTACGCAACCGCAGTGATGAATACAAAGCACTCCTGGTGAGCGAATTCATCAAAGACTTTGGCACCGCTATAGAAAGCGGCGCTATAAAGCCCCTGATAGATACGGTTTTTGAGGTGTCCGAGATTAATATCGCCCATCAACGCATGGCGAAAAACGATAATATCGGTAAATTTGTCGTTAAATGGTAA
- a CDS encoding CBS domain-containing protein, which translates to MESLQVCDYMSQRPVTFTTEMPVAEAVEKLLHSHQTGGPVVNERKQLVGFLSEQDCLRQMIESSYYREQVARVKDIMVKEVLSVKPYTSVLEVAQKMIAEKPKVYPVVDDDGVLKGSISRAQVLNAIDIQLQDGYKNAG; encoded by the coding sequence ATGGAGTCATTACAGGTTTGCGATTATATGAGCCAACGCCCTGTTACATTTACCACTGAAATGCCAGTTGCTGAAGCGGTGGAAAAATTATTGCACAGCCATCAAACTGGTGGCCCGGTTGTTAACGAAAGAAAACAATTAGTGGGCTTCTTATCAGAGCAGGATTGCCTGCGTCAAATGATCGAATCCAGTTATTACCGAGAGCAAGTGGCCCGCGTAAAAGACATCATGGTGAAAGAGGTTTTGTCGGTAAAACCCTACACTTCTGTGTTGGAAGTGGCCCAGAAAATGATTGCAGAGAAACCAAAGGTTTACCCCGTGGTTGACGATGATGGTGTACTCAAAGGCAGCATCAGTCGTGCTCAGGTACTCAATGCCATCGATATCCAGCTTCAGGATGGTTATAAAAACGCCGGCTAA
- a CDS encoding dodecin has product MSDHTYKLIELTGSSPEGIQPAIENAIAKASESLHSLRWFEVTDTRGQIVDGKVAHWQVSIKVGFTLD; this is encoded by the coding sequence ATGAGTGATCACACCTACAAATTGATAGAGTTAACAGGTTCTTCGCCAGAAGGCATTCAACCAGCAATAGAAAATGCCATTGCTAAAGCCAGTGAATCTTTGCACAGTTTGCGCTGGTTTGAAGTAACAGATACTCGGGGACAGATAGTGGATGGCAAAGTTGCCCATTGGCAAGTGAGCATCAAAGTGGGCTTTACACTGGACTAA